A window of Rhodococcus sp. SGAir0479 contains these coding sequences:
- a CDS encoding L,D-transpeptidase: protein MTATAKTRQARSRRWGARAAAVAVSAATAGAVLAVPAQAAPLFPGGPEIPGFELPAFEFPQVQLPQIPTPPLVLPPGFELPREVQAMLPPGSVMPATPPLGPANFSAPSINPAPGEVVGVAQPVVVNFDEPVGDRATAERAIRVTAEPPVAGGFYWINDKQVRWKPTEFWPAHTRVTVDAGDAHSTFSIGDALVTFADDNTKQITVTRNGEVVKTMPTSFGKPGYETPNGTYIVGEKFREMYMDSSTYGVPIDSPEGYRTYVEYATRISYSGIFVHAAPWSVQQQGHTNVSHGCLNVSTEDGRWFYENATKGDPVIVQNTAGGVLSGADGLGDWNR from the coding sequence ATGACCGCGACGGCGAAGACTCGGCAGGCCCGATCCCGGCGGTGGGGTGCCAGGGCCGCGGCGGTTGCCGTGAGCGCCGCGACGGCCGGCGCGGTGCTCGCCGTACCCGCGCAGGCGGCCCCGCTCTTCCCGGGTGGCCCCGAGATCCCCGGTTTCGAGCTCCCGGCGTTCGAGTTTCCGCAGGTCCAGCTGCCCCAGATCCCGACGCCGCCGCTGGTGCTGCCGCCGGGCTTCGAACTGCCGCGGGAGGTGCAGGCGATGCTGCCGCCCGGGTCGGTCATGCCGGCCACCCCGCCGCTGGGCCCCGCGAACTTCTCCGCGCCGTCGATCAATCCGGCACCCGGCGAGGTGGTGGGCGTCGCGCAGCCCGTCGTCGTGAACTTCGACGAACCGGTCGGCGACCGCGCCACCGCTGAGCGCGCTATCCGGGTCACCGCCGAACCGCCCGTCGCCGGCGGCTTCTACTGGATCAACGACAAGCAGGTCCGCTGGAAGCCCACCGAGTTCTGGCCGGCCCACACCCGGGTGACCGTCGATGCCGGTGATGCACACTCGACGTTCTCCATCGGCGACGCACTGGTCACGTTCGCCGACGACAACACCAAGCAGATCACCGTCACCCGCAACGGTGAGGTCGTCAAGACCATGCCGACGTCGTTCGGCAAGCCGGGGTACGAGACCCCCAACGGCACCTACATCGTGGGCGAGAAATTCCGCGAGATGTACATGGATTCGTCCACGTACGGTGTGCCGATCGACTCCCCGGAGGGCTACCGGACGTACGTCGAGTACGCGACACGCATCTCCTACAGCGGCATCTTCGTGCACGCCGCGCCGTGGTCGGTGCAGCAGCAGGGGCACACCAATGTGAGCCACGGCTGCCTCAACGTCAGCACCGAGGACGGCCGGTGGTTCTACGAGAACGCCACCAAGGGCGACCCGGTGATCGTGCAGAACACCGCCGGCGGAGTCCTCAGCGGCGCCGACGGCCTGGGCGACTGGAACCGGTAG
- a CDS encoding FAD-dependent oxidoreductase, whose product MAYVITQACCNDASCVDVCPVNCIHPTPDEPEFATTEMLYIDPQTCIDCGACVDECPVDAIFGENELSEAHSMYPEINAAYFDKHPIGPDWPELPEPRPLSPDLGTLRVAIVGSGPAACYAAIELTSRPRVEVDMFDRLPTPYGLVRAGVAPDHPGTKAVSDVFRSALSKRSVQCHFNVEVGRHISHDELLQHHHAVIYAVGAASDRHLGVPGEDLPGSHAATEFVAWYNGHPDYADHTFDLSGERAVIIGNGNVALDVARVLVTDPDELAKTDMADHAVEALRRSNIREVVIVGRRGPAQAAYTNPELIALGRMADVDIVVDPDEVILDAASRAWVDGPDSEPSEKLKVRQVEEFAKRTATDGRKRIVLRYLASPQEILGGDRVEGIRLVRNELVADDAGALTARPTDRTETLETGLVLRSIGYKGLPIADVPFDERRGVVPNENGRVIDPETGSPVPGVYVAGWIKRGPTGVIGTNKYCSTATVDLLLSDFAGGGLVQPDHDGEQLAQLVAERQPEAIDFQGWQRIDKKERVLGSESGRARAKIVDLRAMLDAARGEAS is encoded by the coding sequence GTGGCTTATGTGATTACGCAGGCGTGCTGCAACGATGCCTCGTGTGTGGACGTGTGTCCCGTCAACTGCATTCATCCGACCCCGGACGAGCCCGAGTTCGCGACCACGGAGATGCTCTACATCGATCCGCAGACGTGCATCGACTGCGGTGCGTGCGTCGACGAGTGCCCGGTCGACGCGATCTTCGGTGAGAACGAGCTCAGCGAAGCCCACTCGATGTATCCCGAGATCAACGCCGCGTACTTCGACAAGCACCCGATCGGCCCGGACTGGCCGGAGCTGCCGGAACCGCGCCCGCTCAGCCCCGACCTCGGCACGCTGCGGGTCGCGATCGTGGGATCGGGCCCGGCCGCGTGTTACGCCGCGATCGAGCTCACCTCCCGGCCGCGCGTCGAGGTCGACATGTTCGACCGTCTACCCACGCCGTACGGCCTCGTCCGGGCCGGTGTCGCGCCCGATCACCCCGGCACCAAAGCGGTCTCCGACGTCTTCCGGTCGGCGCTGAGCAAGCGCTCCGTGCAGTGCCACTTCAACGTCGAGGTCGGCCGGCACATCAGTCACGACGAGCTGCTGCAGCACCACCATGCGGTGATCTACGCGGTCGGTGCCGCCAGCGACCGGCATCTCGGGGTGCCCGGTGAGGACCTGCCCGGCTCGCACGCCGCCACCGAGTTCGTGGCCTGGTACAACGGCCATCCCGATTACGCCGACCACACGTTCGACCTCTCGGGAGAGCGCGCGGTCATCATCGGTAACGGCAACGTCGCCCTGGACGTGGCCCGCGTGCTGGTCACCGATCCGGACGAACTCGCCAAGACCGACATGGCCGATCACGCGGTGGAGGCATTGCGTCGCAGCAACATCCGCGAGGTCGTCATCGTCGGCCGCCGCGGACCGGCGCAGGCCGCCTACACCAACCCGGAGTTGATCGCGCTCGGGCGTATGGCCGACGTCGACATCGTCGTCGACCCCGACGAGGTGATCCTCGATGCGGCCAGCCGGGCGTGGGTGGACGGCCCCGATTCGGAGCCGTCCGAGAAGCTCAAGGTCCGCCAGGTGGAGGAGTTCGCCAAGCGCACGGCGACCGACGGGCGCAAGCGGATCGTGTTGCGCTACCTGGCCTCGCCGCAGGAGATCCTCGGCGGTGACCGCGTCGAGGGAATCCGGTTGGTGCGCAACGAGTTGGTCGCCGACGACGCCGGCGCGCTCACTGCCCGCCCGACCGATCGGACCGAGACACTCGAGACCGGACTGGTGTTGCGGTCCATCGGATACAAGGGGCTGCCGATCGCCGACGTGCCGTTCGACGAGCGTCGTGGGGTGGTCCCCAACGAGAACGGCCGCGTCATCGATCCCGAGACGGGCTCCCCGGTCCCCGGCGTCTACGTCGCAGGGTGGATCAAGCGTGGGCCGACCGGCGTCATCGGCACCAACAAGTACTGCTCGACCGCGACCGTCGATCTGCTGCTCTCCGACTTCGCGGGCGGCGGGCTGGTCCAGCCGGACCACGACGGCGAGCAGTTGGCGCAACTGGTCGCCGAGCGGCAGCCGGAGGCCATCGACTTCCAGGGGTGGCAGCGCATCGACAAGAAGGAGCGGGTACTGGGTTCCGAGAGCGGTCGCGCCCGGGCCAAGATCGTCGATCTGCGGGCGATGCTGGACGCGGCGCGCGGCGAAGCGAGCTGA
- a CDS encoding dodecin yields MSNHVYRVIKVVGSSPDGVDAAIANAIARASETMRNLDWFEVVETRGHIEDGSVAHTQVTLEVGFRLE; encoded by the coding sequence ATGAGCAACCACGTCTATCGAGTGATCAAGGTCGTGGGGTCGTCACCCGACGGCGTCGATGCGGCGATCGCCAACGCGATCGCCCGCGCGAGCGAGACGATGCGCAACCTCGACTGGTTCGAAGTGGTCGAGACGCGCGGGCACATCGAGGACGGGTCCGTCGCCCACACCCAGGTGACGCTCGAGGTGGGGTTCCGGCTCGAGTGA
- a CDS encoding serine hydrolase domain-containing protein — MLVDPRFLPLADRFFSMYRQPRNGGGALVAYVHGEKVLDIWAGYADRDRRWNRDTVALSFSTGKGVASTIVHRLAERGIVDYDTPVAAYWPEFGAAGKESITLRDVLTHRAGLHRVRGLVPGRLGLLDYDTVIAALAASAPDPRRRRGPGYHAVTYGWLVAETVSRAAGKPFTQIVREEIAEPLGADEFWYHVPADQKPRIAKLFPHINPGGLDWRLTSSVLSVAGPLRGLAEAAMPDGFDELVRNPAVHDAVMPGWNGVFGARSLARMYAAIANGGVIDGTRFLQPETLEQMGTVQTRDRDYVLGVKLGWRLGYHPPLLASRTQPSRGLGHYGVGGSGAYADPETGLALAFVTNRLGNAVTALGDLRLARLGAEAQAIVRQ; from the coding sequence ATGCTGGTGGATCCTCGGTTCCTCCCGCTCGCGGACCGCTTCTTCTCCATGTACCGGCAGCCACGCAACGGCGGCGGTGCGCTGGTCGCCTACGTGCACGGGGAGAAGGTCCTCGACATCTGGGCCGGGTACGCCGACCGGGACCGCCGCTGGAACCGCGACACGGTCGCGCTGTCGTTCTCGACCGGCAAGGGCGTCGCCAGCACGATCGTCCACCGTCTCGCCGAGCGCGGCATCGTCGACTACGACACCCCGGTGGCCGCCTACTGGCCGGAGTTCGGAGCCGCCGGCAAGGAGTCCATCACGCTCCGCGACGTCCTCACGCACCGCGCGGGCCTGCACCGGGTGCGAGGCCTGGTGCCGGGCCGGCTGGGTCTGCTGGACTACGACACCGTGATCGCCGCGCTCGCCGCGAGCGCCCCCGACCCGCGACGCCGCCGCGGGCCCGGCTACCACGCCGTCACGTACGGATGGCTCGTCGCGGAGACGGTGTCGCGAGCCGCGGGCAAGCCGTTCACGCAGATCGTCCGTGAGGAGATCGCGGAGCCGCTGGGCGCGGACGAGTTCTGGTACCACGTGCCCGCCGACCAGAAGCCGCGCATCGCGAAGCTGTTCCCGCACATCAACCCCGGGGGCCTCGACTGGCGACTGACGTCGTCGGTGCTCTCCGTCGCGGGCCCGCTGCGGGGCCTCGCGGAGGCGGCCATGCCCGACGGCTTCGACGAACTGGTCCGCAACCCCGCCGTCCACGACGCCGTCATGCCGGGATGGAACGGCGTCTTCGGCGCGCGGTCGTTGGCGCGGATGTACGCCGCCATCGCGAACGGCGGTGTCATCGACGGCACCCGCTTCCTGCAGCCCGAGACCCTCGAGCAGATGGGGACGGTCCAGACGCGCGACCGCGACTACGTGCTGGGCGTCAAGCTCGGCTGGCGTCTCGGTTACCACCCGCCGCTGCTGGCCAGCCGCACCCAGCCGTCGCGCGGGCTCGGCCATTACGGAGTGGGCGGATCGGGCGCGTACGCGGACCCGGAGACCGGTCTGGCGCTCGCGTTCGTGACCAACCGGCTGGGCAACGCCGTCACCGCGCTCGGGGACCTGCGACTGGCCCGGCTGGGCGCCGAGGCCCAGGCGATCGTGCGGCAGTGA